A stretch of DNA from Streptomyces xanthii:
GGCCGCCGCAAGGGCCACGGACCGCGCCGTCGGCGCCCGTTGCGGCCCCGCACGGCTCCGAGGCGGACACCGAGCGGCGGAAGGCGGGCGGGCGGCGCAGGGCCGCCGTCGCCGGGGCCGTCGCCGCGGTGCTGCTCGCCGGGGCCGGTGCGACGTACCTCGTCACCAGCCGGGACGACGGGGGCGGGGGCGGGCGCGGCACGGAGGCGGCGGACTCCGCGCGGCCGGGCGCGCGGCACAGCGCGGGCGACGACGCGGGCTCCTCGGAGTTCCCCGAGGGCGACGGGGACGCGAAGGGGGACGGCAAGAAGGGCGGGGGCGACAAGAGGGAGGGCGGCGCGAGCGGGGCGCCCTCCGCGGACGCCTCCGGCCCGGCGGCCTCCCGGAGCGCGTCGCCCACGGCGTCCGCGCCGGGAGGCGACAAGGGCTCGGGCGGAGACCCCTCCGACGACGGCGCATCCAGCGGATCCGGTGGATCGGGTGGCGCGGACGGCGGCTCCGGCGGTGGTTCGGACGGGCCGTCCTGCGGCAGCGTCGGCGGCGGCAAGGTGAACTGCGAGGTGTGGCGCTCCGCCACGTCCTACGACTCCGGTCACCGGGCGGTCGGCACCCTCAACCAGGGCACCAACTACTTCTACTGCCAGGCGAAGCTGCCGTACCGGGAGACGTACGGGCAGTGGACGAACGTCTGGTGGGCGAAGACCGACGACGACTCGGGGAACGCGAACGTGTACGTGAGCGCCGTGTACCTCAAGGGCGGCGAGAACGACCAGCCGGTGCCGGGCCTCCCGGTCTGCTGAACTGCCCTAGGCCTCGGACGACATCGGGGAGGCGCCGCGGTCGCCGACCGAGTCGCGTGTCACGGACTCGGGGACGGGCCGGTCGTGGCGCAGCGCGTTCCACACCCGCTCGTCGGCCTTGCGCAGCGGCAGCACGCGGCCCGCGTCCTGCGCGTCGTAGGTGACGGGCAGCGTGAGCATGTGGGTGCGCTCGGGGCTGATGCCCTTCAGTTCCTGGGCGAGGCCGAGGAGCTTCTTGGCGGAGGCCAGTTCGGAGTCGGCGCTCAGGGACTTGGTCGCGGTGTCCATCAGGGCGTACGACTTGGCGGGATGGCTGAGCGGGTCGAGGGTGTCGGCGCGCTGGATGAGCGCCTTGACGAAGGCCTGCTGGAGCTGGATGCGGCCGAGGTCGCTGCCGTCGCCGACGCCGTGCCGGGTGCGGACCAGTTCGAGGGCCTGCTCGCCCTTGAGGCGGTGCTTGCCCGCGTTCAGGGTGAGGCCGCTGTAGGGGTCGTCGATGGCCTTGCGGGTGTTGACGTCCACGCCGCCGAGTTCGTCGATGAGCTTCTGGAAGCCCTTGAAGTCGACTTCGAGGTAGTGGTCCATGCGGACGCCCGACAGGTGCTCGACCGTCTTGACGGTGCATGCCGGGCCGCCGACCTGGTACGACGAGTTGAACATGGTGGCGTGGGCGGCCGGGGCGCTGCCGCCGTCGGTGGTCCGGCACTCGGGCCGGTCGACCATGGTGTCGCGCGGGATGCTGACGACGGTGGCCTTCTTGTGGCTCTTGTCGACGTGCAGGACCATCGCCGTGTCGGCGCGGGCGCCGGCGATGCCGGTCCCGTAGTGGCCGTGCGTGCCGGCCCGGGAGTCGGAGCCGAGCAGCAGGATGTTCATGGCGCCGTCGTGCCGCGCCTGCGGGCGGTCCTTGCCCAGGGCGGCGTTCACGTCGGTGCCCTTGATGTTGCCGTCGAGGTGCTGCCAGGCGTAGGCGACGCCGGTGCCGCCGGCGACGACGACGGCCGCGGCGCCCCAGGCCACCCAGCGCAGGCGCCTCCCGCGCCGCCGGTGCCGGGAGCCCCCGGTGCTCGGGGGCCCGTACTCGGGGGCCGGGTGGGGATGGTCTGCGCTGCTGCCGTGCATGTGGTGCTCCTCGCCGCCCTGACGGGCGGCCCGCGTCGTCGTCCCGGGTCGTGCCTCGCCCCCGTGCCGTCGGCTCAGTACGCGCCGAAGACGTTGTCGATCGAGCCGTAGCGGTCGGCGGCGTAGTTCGCGGCGGCCGTGATGTTGGCGACCGGGTCGGTCAGGGAGTAGGCGGTGCCCTCGACGTGGTAAGCGTCGAAGGTCGGCTGGATCACCTGGAGCAGACCGATGGACGGGGTGCCGTTCTGGGCGTTGATGTCCCAGTTGTTCTGGGCCAGCGGGTTGCCGGAGGACTCGCGCATGATGTTGCGGTAGAGGCCGTCGTACGAACCGGGGATGCCCTTGGCGGCCATGATGTCGAGCGACTCGCGGATCCAGCCGTCGAGGTTGTTCGCGTAGCCCTTGGCGGCGACCAGGGACGCCGTCGTCACCGAGGCGGGGGCCGCGGCGGGCTCGGCGGCCTGCGCGGTGGTGGGGACCAGGGTGAGCGCGGCGGCCACGGCGCCGGCACCGGCGATTCCGGCGACGGAGAAGCGGGGAAGGCGAGCGGTGCGGGCGGCGCCGGTCCGGGTGCGCTTGAGCTTCATGCGGGGGAACTCCCTGGTGCGTCGTGAGGCTCCGGCGGAGGATCCACCGGTCTGCCGTCCCGGCTGCTGCCTGGAACGACGCACAGCTTTAGGGGCGGTCCACACAGGACGCAAAGGTGTGACGTACTACCCGACTACGCAGTAAACGGACGTCTCGGCGAGGCGGAGCACGCCGGGGCCACGGCGTGCGGCTACTACCCGGGCCCGTAGATGACCCAGGTCACATGGCGCGGCTCACACAGGCGTGTCCGATCCGCCCTTTTCCTCCCCGCGTCACGCGGCGCCAGCCCCCTGACCTGCGCAATTTCGGGATTTGTCCCGCTTTCAGCAGGCATGGTCGGATGGGATGGATCAAGCCTGGGCGCGCCCACGGAGACGGACCGGGACATAGAGGACAAGAGCGACTACGAAGGCCACGTAGTAGCCGAGGTCGGCGCCGTGCAGGGCTTCGGCGACGGGCCCCACGTAGAGGGCGGTGTCCATGAACGGCACGGTGGCGGCGAAGGACCCGGCGAACGCGATCAGGGCGGGCAGCACCGGCTGCGGCCGGCTCTCCTCCGCCACGAGGTCCACGGGCGCCCCGCCGCGGGCGCGGTGGCGGGCCAGCCAGTCGACGAGGACGACGGCGACGAAGCCGGGGATCCAGTAGCCGACGAACAGCAGGACGTTCTGGAAGCGGGCCGCGGTGTCGGCCGCGTGCATCCACAGCACGAGCGGGAAGCCCAGGAGCGCGGCGAGCGCCGCGCCGAGCGGGCGGGGCAGGCGGACGCCGACGACCTGGAGGGCGAGCGAGCCGCTGTAGTCGTTCATGGCGTTGCTGCACAGCGCGGCGAGCGCGACGGCGAGCAGTCCCAGCGAGCCGACGACGCCTCCGCCGAGGAGGGTGTCGACGCCCTGGGCGGTCTGGTCGGTGAAGACGGACGTGCCCCACAGGCCAAGCGCCTCGACCGCGGTGAAGGAGACGGTGATGCCCGCGAGGGTGCACCAGAACATGCGGGACGGGGACGTGGTGCGCGGCAGGTAGCGGCTGAAGTCGCTCGCGTACGGGGCCCAGGACACGGACAGGCTGAGCGCGATCGTGGTGGTGAGGACGAACGCGCCGATCCGGTCGGCGCCCTGCGCGGCGCCGTGGGACGCGGGGGTCACGCCCGCGTCCGCGAGGCGCAGGGCCAGGGCGCAGAAGGCGACCGCGAGGACGGCCGTCATCCACTTCTGCAGGCGGTGGATCGCCTCGTAGCCGAACGCGCCGAGCAGGCCCTGCGCACCCATCATGACGAGGGCCCCGAGCCAGAACGGCCAGCCGCACAGCCGGGCGAGCGCGTCGCCGCCGAACAGGCCGATGAGCGCGTCCCACGCGATGGACGACAGCCACTGGAGCGCGCCGGGGACCACGACGCCTCGGCCGAACGCGAGGCGGGCGAGCGGCAGTTGTCCGGCGCCGGTGCGGCTGCCCCAGGTGCCGAGGTAGGCGGTGGGGACCGCGCCGAGGACCGTACCGAGGACGACGGCGGCCAGCGCCGTCGCGAAGTCGAGGCCGAGGGCGATGCCGACGGTGCCGGTGAAGACGCCGCTCATCGTCAGGTTCGGCGCGAACCAGACGGTGAAGAGGCGTCCGGCGCCGCCGTAGCGGTGCTCCTCGGGGACGGGGGCGATGCCGCGCGCCTCGGGGCGCCAGTCCCCCGGCGCGGTGGGCATCCGCCCGTCGAAGGCGGTGCTCCGGGGCTCGCTCGAGACATGCGGTATCGACATCGCTGACATCCCTCCGCCAGTGCTAACTGGTTCAGGTTCTACGGGTGTGATCTCAGCTCCTCGCATGTGCGGGAGCACCCCGTGTCGGGCAGTACGGGAGCGAACACTAGCCGTTCGCCGGGCGTGGGACGAAGCCGCCCCCGGCTCCGTCCCACACTCCGGTCAGCAGTCCTGACGTCGGGGGCGCGTCACATGTTGATCATGTGGCCCGCGAGTCCGTGCACCGCCTCCTTCACCGCCTCGCCGAGGGTCGGGTGCGCGTGCACGTTGCGGGCGACCTCGTGGACGGTGAGGTCCCACTGCTGGGCCAGCGTCAGTTCCGGCAGCAGCTCGGTGACGTCGGGGCCGATCAGGTGCCCGCCGATGAGCTCGCCGTGCGTGGCGTCGCTGATGAGCTTCACGAAGCCGTTGGTGTCGCCGAGGCCGTGCGCCTTGCCGTTCGCCATGAAGGGGAACTTGGCGACCTTCACGTCGTAGCCGAGGTCGCGGGCCTGCGCCTCCGTGTAGCCGAAACTCGCGATCTGCGGCTGGCAGTAGGTGGCCCGCGGGATCATCGCGTAGTCGAGCTCCATCGTCTCGGCACCGGCGAGGGTCTCGGCGGCGATGACGCCCATCGCCTCGGCGGTGTGCGCGAGCATCAGCTTCGCGGTGACGTCGCCGATGGCGTAGATGTGCGGCACGGACGTGCGGCAGAAGCCGTCGACCTGGATCGCGCCGCGCTCGGTGAGCGCCACGCCGGTGCCCTCCAGACCGTAGCCCGTGACGTTGGGCGCGAAGCCGATCGCCTGGAGGACCTTGTCCGCGGTGAGGACCTGCTGGGCGCCGTCCTTGCCGGTGACGGTGACGCGGACGTCGGGGCCGGACTCGTCGATGGACTCGACCCGGGTCGAGGTCAGCACGTCGATGCCCAGCTTGCGGTACTGGCGGGCCAGTTCGGCCGACACCTCGGCGTCCTCGAGGGGCGCCATCCGGTCGAGGAACTCGACGATCGTGACCTTCACGCCGTACTGGTGCAGCACGTACGCGAACTCGATGCCGATGGCGCCCGCGCCGGCGATGACGATCGAGCGGGGCAGGTCGTCGGCGAGGATCTGCTCCTCGAAGGTGACGACGCGTTCGCTGCGCCGGGTGCCGGGCAGCAGCCGGGGCGTGGCGCCGGTGGCGATGATGCAGTTCTCGAAACCGATGGTGCGGGTCGTGCCGTCGGCCCCGGCGACCTGGAGGGTGTGCGCGTCGAGGAAGGTGCCGCGGCCGTCGAACTCCGTGATCTTGTTCTTCTTCATCAGGTAGTGGACGCCCTTGACGCGGCCGTCGGCGACCTTGCGGCTGCGGGTGAAGGCCTCGCCGTAGTCGAAGGTGACCTGGCCGTCGACCTTGATGCCGAAGGTCTTCGCCTCGTGGTTGAAGATGTGGGCCAGTTCCGCGTTGCGCAGCAGGGCCTTGGTGGGGATGCAGCCCACGTTCAGACAGACGCCGCCCCAGTACTTCTCCTCGACGACCGCGACCCGCTTGCCGAGCTGGGCCGCCCGGACCGCGGCCACGTATCCGCCGGGTCCCGCTCCCAGTACGACCACGTCGAACCGCTCGTCCTGCTCCACCATGACCATGTCCTCTTTCATAGCTTCGTCCGTCGCGGGGATCGCCCGCCGTGTCGGATTCTGCCGCTCCGCCGGGTCGGCCACCACCGCGATCAAGCGCATACCCTCGACAGCGTCGGACATCACAGTCGGCGG
This window harbors:
- a CDS encoding LCP family protein, with the protein product MHGSSADHPHPAPEYGPPSTGGSRHRRRGRRLRWVAWGAAAVVVAGGTGVAYAWQHLDGNIKGTDVNAALGKDRPQARHDGAMNILLLGSDSRAGTHGHYGTGIAGARADTAMVLHVDKSHKKATVVSIPRDTMVDRPECRTTDGGSAPAAHATMFNSSYQVGGPACTVKTVEHLSGVRMDHYLEVDFKGFQKLIDELGGVDVNTRKAIDDPYSGLTLNAGKHRLKGEQALELVRTRHGVGDGSDLGRIQLQQAFVKALIQRADTLDPLSHPAKSYALMDTATKSLSADSELASAKKLLGLAQELKGISPERTHMLTLPVTYDAQDAGRVLPLRKADERVWNALRHDRPVPESVTRDSVGDRGASPMSSEA
- a CDS encoding transglycosylase SLT domain-containing protein, coding for MKLKRTRTGAARTARLPRFSVAGIAGAGAVAAALTLVPTTAQAAEPAAAPASVTTASLVAAKGYANNLDGWIRESLDIMAAKGIPGSYDGLYRNIMRESSGNPLAQNNWDINAQNGTPSIGLLQVIQPTFDAYHVEGTAYSLTDPVANITAAANYAADRYGSIDNVFGAY
- a CDS encoding purine-cytosine permease family protein; protein product: MSIPHVSSEPRSTAFDGRMPTAPGDWRPEARGIAPVPEEHRYGGAGRLFTVWFAPNLTMSGVFTGTVGIALGLDFATALAAVVLGTVLGAVPTAYLGTWGSRTGAGQLPLARLAFGRGVVVPGALQWLSSIAWDALIGLFGGDALARLCGWPFWLGALVMMGAQGLLGAFGYEAIHRLQKWMTAVLAVAFCALALRLADAGVTPASHGAAQGADRIGAFVLTTTIALSLSVSWAPYASDFSRYLPRTTSPSRMFWCTLAGITVSFTAVEALGLWGTSVFTDQTAQGVDTLLGGGVVGSLGLLAVALAALCSNAMNDYSGSLALQVVGVRLPRPLGAALAALLGFPLVLWMHAADTAARFQNVLLFVGYWIPGFVAVVLVDWLARHRARGGAPVDLVAEESRPQPVLPALIAFAGSFAATVPFMDTALYVGPVAEALHGADLGYYVAFVVALVLYVPVRLRGRAQA
- the lpdA gene encoding dihydrolipoyl dehydrogenase encodes the protein MVEQDERFDVVVLGAGPGGYVAAVRAAQLGKRVAVVEEKYWGGVCLNVGCIPTKALLRNAELAHIFNHEAKTFGIKVDGQVTFDYGEAFTRSRKVADGRVKGVHYLMKKNKITEFDGRGTFLDAHTLQVAGADGTTRTIGFENCIIATGATPRLLPGTRRSERVVTFEEQILADDLPRSIVIAGAGAIGIEFAYVLHQYGVKVTIVEFLDRMAPLEDAEVSAELARQYRKLGIDVLTSTRVESIDESGPDVRVTVTGKDGAQQVLTADKVLQAIGFAPNVTGYGLEGTGVALTERGAIQVDGFCRTSVPHIYAIGDVTAKLMLAHTAEAMGVIAAETLAGAETMELDYAMIPRATYCQPQIASFGYTEAQARDLGYDVKVAKFPFMANGKAHGLGDTNGFVKLISDATHGELIGGHLIGPDVTELLPELTLAQQWDLTVHEVARNVHAHPTLGEAVKEAVHGLAGHMINM